The following proteins are co-located in the Acinetobacter sp. NCu2D-2 genome:
- a CDS encoding GNAT family N-acetyltransferase, whose protein sequence is MSILIRKLADVSYAEWLLLWQGYQAFYQTQLSDAVNTQTWQRLIDAQIQEMYGFAAIEDQRVVGIVHVIEHASCWTLTPYAYLQDLFTLKEYRGQGIATALIHHVEQYCKQQRNCDRVYWLTHQDNITARQLYDRVAARTGFIQYRI, encoded by the coding sequence ATGTCGATTTTAATCAGAAAGTTAGCCGATGTTTCTTATGCTGAATGGTTGCTGTTATGGCAGGGCTATCAAGCATTTTATCAAACACAATTATCTGATGCAGTAAATACGCAAACATGGCAACGATTGATCGATGCTCAAATTCAGGAGATGTATGGATTTGCTGCCATAGAAGATCAGCGCGTGGTGGGCATCGTGCATGTAATTGAGCATGCAAGTTGTTGGACACTGACGCCTTATGCCTATTTACAGGATTTATTTACCTTAAAGGAATATCGAGGTCAGGGGATTGCGACTGCGTTAATTCATCATGTAGAGCAATACTGCAAGCAACAACGAAACTGTGATCGTGTCTATTGGTTAACCCATCAGGATAATATCACTGCACGACAACTCTATGACCGTGTAGCAGCTCGAACCGGTTTTATTCAATACAGAATCTAA
- the metK gene encoding methionine adenosyltransferase — MREYAVFTSESVSEGHPDKMADQISDAILDAILKEDPYARVACETLVKTGAVVLAGEITTTANVDFEAIVRNTVNGIGYHHSDLGFDGSTCAVINMIGKQSPEIAQGVDRQKPEDQGAGDQGLMFGYASRETDVLMPAPISYAHRLMEKQAELRKSGALSWLRPDAKSQVTFAYENGKPVRLDAVVLSTQHDPSISQAQLKEAVIEEIVKKVIPAEMFHADTKFHINPTGMFVIGGPVGDCGLTGRKIIVDTYGGMARHGGGAFSGKDPSKVDRSAAYAGRYVAKNIVAAGLADKCEIQVSYAIGVAEPTSISINTFNTAKVSEDLIIALVREHFDLRPYGITRMLNLIQPMYQQTASYGHFGREGSDTAFTWEKTDKAAALKAAAGL, encoded by the coding sequence ATGCGCGAGTACGCTGTATTTACTTCGGAATCTGTAAGCGAAGGCCATCCAGATAAAATGGCTGACCAAATCAGTGATGCTATTTTGGATGCAATCTTAAAAGAAGACCCATATGCACGAGTTGCCTGTGAAACGCTTGTAAAAACCGGTGCGGTCGTACTTGCTGGTGAAATCACAACAACTGCAAATGTTGACTTTGAAGCGATCGTTCGTAATACAGTCAATGGTATTGGTTACCACCATTCTGACCTCGGTTTCGATGGTTCGACTTGTGCTGTAATCAACATGATTGGTAAACAGTCTCCTGAAATCGCACAGGGTGTTGACCGTCAAAAACCTGAAGATCAAGGTGCCGGTGACCAAGGCTTAATGTTTGGTTATGCAAGCCGTGAAACTGATGTACTTATGCCTGCACCAATTTCATATGCACATCGCTTAATGGAAAAACAAGCTGAGCTTCGCAAATCAGGCGCGCTTTCTTGGTTACGTCCAGATGCGAAAAGCCAAGTCACTTTTGCTTATGAAAATGGCAAACCTGTTCGTTTAGACGCTGTTGTTCTATCAACTCAACATGATCCTTCTATTTCTCAAGCTCAACTTAAAGAAGCTGTGATTGAAGAAATCGTGAAAAAAGTGATTCCTGCAGAAATGTTCCATGCAGACACTAAATTCCACATCAACCCAACCGGTATGTTTGTGATTGGTGGTCCTGTAGGTGACTGTGGTTTAACTGGTCGTAAAATCATTGTAGATACTTACGGTGGTATGGCTCGTCACGGTGGTGGTGCATTCTCTGGTAAAGATCCATCAAAAGTTGACCGTTCTGCGGCTTATGCAGGTCGTTATGTAGCGAAGAATATCGTTGCTGCCGGTCTTGCCGACAAATGTGAAATTCAGGTGTCTTATGCGATTGGTGTGGCTGAACCAACTTCAATTTCTATCAATACTTTCAATACCGCTAAAGTATCTGAAGATTTGATCATTGCTTTGGTTCGTGAACACTTCGACTTACGCCCTTACGGCATCACACGTATGTTGAACTTGATTCAACCGATGTATCAACAAACTGCATCTTACGGTCACTTTGGTCGTGAAGGTTCAGACACTGCATTTACTTGGGAAAAAACAGACAAAGCTGCTGCGCTTAAAGCTGCTGCTGGTCTATAA
- a CDS encoding IS4 family transposase, giving the protein MNLSQNLDLTLKQTLPSLSQFSELIDLNWIEDCLNQTGKASIRKRKLPAEHVVWLVIGLALFRNQPIWYVVQQLQLVFGTAEYCVPSASVQARQRLGLEPMSALFSTLSQAWFKDSQQQYSNFHGLCVCAVDGVVWSMPHTEENFKHFGSSKGKTAATPYPQVRATCLVNTNTHEMIDAQIGSMDQGELTLASQLKALVRSITLFDRAYFSADFLVSWQSQAEESHWLMRAKDNLRYEVIHHNAAHDFQIKMPVSARAKKINPSLGDYWEARLIEVEYAGKIRRYITSLTDSEVYPFKDLAMLYIQRWEIEMCYREIKSDLQDARILRSKQPDLVYQELWGVFIAYNILRRQMRFIAEHAKVSPLRISFHIASMSIINILRHTPLESAGNLPKHLAQLFEQSKIFVLPEKRQRQCPRVVKIKAQKYPRKCQSIS; this is encoded by the coding sequence ATGAATTTATCTCAGAATTTAGATTTAACATTAAAACAAACCCTACCTTCACTTTCACAATTCAGTGAATTGATTGATTTAAACTGGATTGAAGATTGCTTAAACCAAACAGGTAAAGCATCAATTCGAAAAAGAAAACTGCCTGCTGAACATGTTGTTTGGCTGGTAATCGGACTTGCTCTATTTCGAAATCAACCGATTTGGTATGTGGTTCAACAATTGCAACTTGTTTTCGGTACGGCAGAATACTGTGTACCGAGTGCATCCGTACAAGCAAGACAGCGCTTAGGCTTAGAGCCCATGAGTGCTTTATTTTCGACATTAAGTCAGGCATGGTTTAAAGACTCACAACAACAATATAGCAACTTTCACGGTCTATGCGTTTGTGCTGTAGATGGTGTGGTTTGGTCTATGCCTCATACAGAAGAAAACTTTAAGCACTTTGGTTCATCCAAAGGCAAAACAGCAGCTACCCCTTACCCACAAGTCAGAGCGACTTGCCTGGTGAATACCAATACACATGAAATGATTGATGCCCAAATTGGCAGTATGGATCAAGGTGAATTAACCTTAGCCAGTCAATTAAAAGCACTAGTTCGCAGTATTACCCTATTTGATCGTGCTTACTTCTCTGCTGATTTTTTAGTGAGTTGGCAATCTCAGGCAGAAGAGAGTCATTGGTTGATGCGAGCAAAGGACAACCTGCGTTATGAAGTGATTCATCATAATGCGGCCCATGACTTTCAGATCAAAATGCCTGTTTCAGCAAGAGCAAAAAAGATAAATCCGTCATTGGGTGACTATTGGGAAGCACGTTTAATTGAAGTTGAATATGCAGGAAAAATAAGACGTTACATTACATCATTAACAGATTCTGAAGTTTATCCATTCAAAGACCTTGCAATGCTTTATATCCAGCGTTGGGAAATAGAAATGTGTTATCGGGAAATTAAAAGTGATTTACAGGATGCAAGAATTTTAAGAAGCAAACAACCTGATTTGGTCTATCAAGAATTGTGGGGGGTATTTATTGCTTATAATATCTTAAGAAGACAGATGAGGTTTATCGCTGAACATGCAAAGGTGAGTCCTTTAAGGATCAGTTTCCATATTGCATCTATGAGTATTATCAATATCTTAAGGCACACACCTTTAGAATCAGCAGGAAATCTACCCAAACATTTAGCACAATTATTTGAACAATCTAAAATATTTGTATTACCTGAAAAAAGGCAAAGGCAATGTCCGCGAGTAGTGAAAATTAAAGCACAAAAATATCCAAGAAAATGCCAGTCAATTTCTTAA
- a CDS encoding YceI family protein has product MKLKTLALGLVVASTAAFAMAKPVTYTIDPTHTATVFTWNHFGFSTPSGNFSDIQGKIVVDTAKPANSSVNVTIPLSSLNTNVGALDEHLKGADFFDAAKYPNITFKSTKVQSLGNNKYKITGNLTVKDVTKPVVLDAVLNKQGEHPMAKVPAIGFNATTSFNRSAFGVGAYVPNVGDKITVNITTEATIPAEKK; this is encoded by the coding sequence ATGAAATTGAAAACTTTGGCTTTAGGTTTGGTTGTTGCTTCTACTGCTGCTTTTGCTATGGCAAAACCTGTCACGTATACGATTGATCCAACGCATACGGCAACTGTATTTACATGGAATCACTTTGGTTTCTCTACGCCATCAGGTAACTTCTCTGATATTCAAGGTAAAATTGTTGTAGATACCGCAAAACCTGCAAATTCATCTGTAAATGTCACCATTCCACTTTCAAGCTTAAATACTAATGTTGGAGCATTGGATGAGCATTTGAAAGGTGCAGATTTCTTTGATGCTGCTAAGTATCCAAACATTACTTTCAAAAGTACTAAAGTACAATCTTTGGGAAATAACAAATATAAAATTACTGGTAACTTGACGGTTAAAGATGTAACCAAGCCTGTTGTGCTTGACGCTGTATTAAATAAACAAGGTGAGCATCCAATGGCGAAAGTCCCTGCGATTGGTTTTAATGCCACAACTTCATTTAACCGTTCTGCATTTGGTGTCGGTGCATATGTACCGAATGTAGGTGATAAAATTACCGTGAATATCACTACAGAAGCAACAATTCCTGCTGAAAAGAAATAA
- a CDS encoding KdsC family phosphatase, whose product MASYVLLEQARHIEALVLDVDGILSDGFVTLTNTGDELKSFDIRDGLGMKLVQQAGLKVIIITGRKSNIVDKRMSALGVDLVYQGREDKGVALREACAELNLEPEDCLYMGDDWPDLSAFAIAGMKVTVPNGHVEVRRRADLVTQAMGGRGAVREICDMLLMAKGKYEELLEKYTRTPY is encoded by the coding sequence ATGGCATCTTACGTTTTATTGGAACAAGCACGTCATATTGAAGCGTTAGTGCTTGATGTCGATGGTATTTTAAGTGATGGTTTTGTGACATTGACCAATACAGGGGATGAACTTAAATCCTTTGATATTCGTGATGGACTGGGGATGAAACTGGTTCAGCAAGCGGGTCTTAAAGTCATTATCATCACAGGTCGTAAGAGCAATATTGTTGATAAACGTATGTCAGCACTTGGTGTAGATTTGGTTTATCAAGGCCGTGAAGATAAAGGTGTTGCACTGCGTGAAGCATGTGCAGAGTTAAACCTTGAGCCTGAAGATTGCCTATATATGGGTGACGATTGGCCTGATCTTTCTGCATTTGCCATTGCAGGGATGAAAGTAACTGTGCCAAATGGTCATGTTGAAGTACGTCGCCGTGCCGATTTAGTCACTCAGGCAATGGGCGGTCGTGGTGCAGTACGTGAGATCTGTGACATGTTGCTTATGGCAAAAGGTAAGTACGAAGAGTTACTTGAAAAATATACGCGTACGCCTTATTAA
- a CDS encoding LysE family transporter, producing MFNLMSALFGIAIIHFFALISPGPDFFFVTQSAIRQSRMHALFATLGISLSILVWSICALSGLHFLFQKIAWLQRVLMILGGIYLLYLGILMLKSALNQPKHDSNIMLPSNQSHVASSHLKLLFQGFLTNMANPKALIYFSSVFAVAINTNTPLSEQGSLLLLIFIESLLWFTLVAFIFSMQRINQGYQKFANWIDGITGGIFMSFGLLLILSRD from the coding sequence GTGTTCAATCTTATGTCTGCATTGTTCGGTATTGCAATTATCCACTTTTTTGCCTTGATTAGTCCTGGTCCTGATTTTTTCTTTGTGACACAAAGTGCAATTCGCCAATCTCGAATGCATGCGCTTTTTGCGACATTGGGTATTTCTTTAAGCATCTTGGTTTGGTCGATTTGTGCTTTAAGCGGCTTACACTTTTTATTTCAGAAAATTGCATGGTTACAACGAGTACTGATGATTTTAGGTGGAATTTATCTACTGTATTTAGGCATACTTATGCTGAAGTCAGCACTTAATCAACCTAAACATGACTCCAATATTATGCTACCAAGTAATCAATCCCATGTAGCATCGAGTCATTTGAAGTTGTTATTTCAGGGCTTTTTGACCAATATGGCAAATCCTAAAGCATTAATCTATTTTAGCAGTGTATTTGCTGTGGCCATTAACACCAATACTCCGCTTAGCGAACAAGGTTCATTACTTTTACTCATCTTCATAGAAAGTTTACTATGGTTTACCTTGGTGGCTTTTATTTTCTCTATGCAACGTATTAATCAGGGCTATCAAAAATTTGCCAACTGGATTGATGGTATTACAGGCGGTATCTTCATGAGCTTTGGGCTTTTACTGATATTAAGCCGAGATTAA
- the tkt gene encoding transketolase: MTTPLNERRIANAIRVLAMDAVQKANSGHPGAPMGMADIADVVWREFLSHNPTNPNWANRDRFVLSNGHGSMLQYALLHLTGYDLSLEDLKSFRQLHSKTPGHPELGYAPGIETTTGPLGQGIANAVGFALAEKTLAAQFNKDDIKVVDHFTYCFLGDGCLMEGVSHEACSLAGTLGLGKLVVYYDDNGISIDGEVEGWFSDDTEQRFQAYGWQVIKVDGHDAAAIRQATIEAKAETAKPTLIICKTIIGLGSPNKQGKEDCHGAPLGNDEIALTREALGWSEGPFDIPADVYAAWDAKEKGAQAEAAWNETFAAYAAKYPTEAADLKRRLAGDLPSDFVAKADAYIAEVNAKAETVATRKASQAAIQAFAPMLSEILGGSADLAGSNLTLWKGAKGVESDAAGNYVHYGVREFGMTAIANGVALHGGFIPYVATFLMFMEYARNAVRMSALMKQRVIHVYTHDSIGLGEDGPTHQPVEQIASLRGTPNLNTWRPCDTVEAAVSWKSALTRSEGPTALIFSRQNLPFQTRTDAQIADVAKGGYVLAKEKGELKAIIIATGSEVSLAMEAYAQLEGVRVVSMPCAEEFVKQDAAYREAVLPSNIRARVAVEAAHVDYWWKFVGLDGRVIGMTTYGESAPAKDLFKHFGITTDAVVAAVKELTA; encoded by the coding sequence ATGACAACCCCGCTTAATGAACGCCGTATTGCCAACGCAATTCGTGTATTAGCAATGGATGCTGTGCAAAAAGCAAACTCAGGCCATCCAGGTGCGCCAATGGGGATGGCAGATATCGCTGATGTGGTTTGGCGTGAATTTTTAAGCCATAACCCAACTAACCCAAATTGGGCTAACCGTGACCGTTTTGTTTTGTCTAACGGCCATGGCTCTATGCTTCAATACGCGCTTCTTCATTTAACGGGTTATGATCTTTCTCTAGAAGATTTAAAATCATTCCGTCAGCTACACTCTAAAACGCCTGGTCACCCAGAGCTTGGTTATGCACCAGGTATTGAAACAACAACCGGTCCATTGGGTCAAGGTATTGCCAATGCGGTTGGTTTTGCTTTGGCAGAAAAAACATTAGCAGCTCAATTCAACAAAGATGACATTAAAGTTGTTGATCACTTCACTTACTGTTTCTTGGGTGATGGCTGCTTAATGGAAGGTGTTTCTCATGAAGCATGTTCACTTGCAGGTACTTTAGGTCTAGGTAAACTCGTTGTTTACTACGATGACAACGGCATCTCAATTGACGGTGAAGTGGAAGGTTGGTTCTCTGATGATACAGAGCAACGTTTCCAAGCTTACGGTTGGCAAGTCATTAAAGTTGATGGTCATGATGCTGCGGCAATTCGCCAGGCAACCATCGAAGCAAAAGCTGAAACTGCAAAACCAACATTGATCATTTGTAAAACCATTATTGGTTTAGGTTCACCAAACAAACAAGGTAAAGAAGATTGCCACGGTGCACCACTTGGTAACGATGAAATTGCATTAACTCGTGAAGCATTAGGTTGGTCTGAAGGTCCATTTGACATTCCTGCTGATGTGTATGCAGCATGGGATGCAAAAGAAAAAGGTGCACAAGCTGAAGCGGCTTGGAATGAAACATTTGCTGCATATGCTGCGAAATACCCAACAGAAGCAGCTGATCTTAAACGCCGTCTTGCTGGTGATTTACCATCTGACTTTGTTGCAAAAGCAGATGCATATATTGCAGAAGTGAATGCAAAAGCTGAAACTGTAGCAACACGTAAAGCTAGCCAAGCAGCGATTCAAGCATTTGCACCAATGTTGTCTGAAATTTTAGGTGGTTCTGCTGACTTAGCGGGTTCTAACCTAACACTTTGGAAAGGTGCAAAAGGTGTTGAGTCTGATGCAGCAGGTAACTACGTACACTATGGCGTACGTGAGTTTGGTATGACTGCCATCGCCAATGGTGTTGCACTTCACGGTGGTTTCATTCCTTACGTTGCAACATTCCTGATGTTTATGGAATATGCACGTAATGCAGTACGTATGTCTGCACTCATGAAACAACGAGTGATTCATGTTTATACCCATGACTCAATCGGTCTAGGTGAAGATGGTCCTACACACCAACCTGTAGAACAAATCGCATCTTTACGCGGTACACCAAACTTAAATACTTGGCGTCCATGTGACACAGTGGAAGCGGCGGTTTCTTGGAAATCTGCGTTAACTCGTAGTGAAGGTCCAACAGCGTTAATCTTCTCTCGTCAAAACTTGCCATTCCAAACTCGTACTGATGCGCAAATTGCAGATGTTGCGAAAGGTGGTTATGTGTTGGCGAAAGAAAAAGGCGAACTTAAAGCAATCATCATTGCAACAGGTTCTGAAGTGAGCTTGGCAATGGAAGCATACGCACAACTTGAAGGTGTACGTGTGGTATCTATGCCATGTGCTGAAGAATTTGTAAAACAAGATGCAGCGTATCGTGAAGCAGTTCTTCCATCAAACATCCGTGCACGTGTTGCTGTTGAAGCGGCACATGTGGATTACTGGTGGAAATTTGTAGGTCTTGATGGTCGTGTAATTGGTATGACTACTTATGGTGAATCTGCACCTGCAAAAGACTTGTTTAAACACTTCGGTATTACCACTGATGCGGTTGTTGCAGCAGTAAAAGAATTAACTGCTTAA
- a CDS encoding glutamine amidotransferase has translation MLNSLPETIYAIQHLAFEDLGAWEDVLYSLGYRVRYFEAGIDDLTKALQYKGLTIILGGPIGVYETNDYPFLQEEVDLLKVRLQQNLPTLGICLGAQLIATALGAKVYAGKTKEIGWSKLAITPVTNNSLAALENTEVLHWHGDTFDLPESAELLASSELYPHQAFRVGYNILALQFHAEVAGDSLEKWLIGHTCELRKADIDIPQLRENNQKYAGQLEQTSSQVLKHFIDQLTIAH, from the coding sequence ATGTTGAACTCTCTACCCGAAACAATTTATGCCATTCAACACCTTGCATTTGAAGATCTTGGTGCTTGGGAAGATGTGCTCTATAGCTTAGGCTATCGTGTCCGATATTTTGAAGCCGGAATTGATGACCTGACCAAAGCATTACAATATAAAGGCCTTACGATCATCCTTGGAGGTCCGATTGGGGTCTATGAGACTAATGACTACCCTTTCTTACAAGAAGAAGTAGACTTACTTAAAGTTCGTTTACAGCAAAATTTACCAACACTTGGCATTTGCTTAGGTGCTCAATTAATTGCTACCGCATTAGGTGCGAAAGTCTATGCTGGAAAAACTAAAGAAATTGGTTGGTCTAAATTAGCAATTACACCTGTTACAAATAATTCACTCGCGGCTTTAGAAAATACTGAAGTTTTACATTGGCATGGCGATACGTTTGATTTACCTGAATCTGCTGAGTTATTAGCAAGTTCTGAACTCTATCCGCATCAAGCATTTCGTGTAGGTTATAATATTTTAGCTCTACAGTTTCATGCTGAAGTTGCAGGAGACAGTTTAGAAAAATGGTTGATTGGTCATACCTGTGAACTACGTAAAGCAGATATTGATATTCCTCAATTACGTGAAAATAATCAAAAATATGCGGGACAATTAGAACAAACTTCTTCTCAAGTTTTAAAACACTTTATCGACCAATTGACGATCGCTCATTAA
- a CDS encoding KpsF/GutQ family sugar-phosphate isomerase, with translation MSNQVDFQKVALETLRIEEHALQILATQIDERFTQACKIILEAKGRLVVTGMGKSGHIGRKMAATFASTGTPSFFMHPGEAGHGDLGMLVKGDVLIAISNSGKSDEIMMLMPLVKHLGIPLITITGDDRGPMPQNADVALTLGNIQEACPLGLAPTSSTTATLALGDALAVALLDARGFTSDDFARSHPAGALGKRLLLHVKHLMHTGEDLPKVSPQTPMNQVLYEISNKRLGLTTIVDDNDVLLGIFTDGDLRRLIDKQQGFDVNLAIEEVMVKNPQTISQEARAVEALERMNARKISQFVVVDDANKVIGVISMHDLIQAGVN, from the coding sequence ATGTCGAATCAAGTTGATTTTCAAAAAGTCGCGCTAGAAACATTGCGTATAGAAGAACATGCGCTACAGATTCTTGCTACTCAGATTGATGAGCGATTCACTCAAGCTTGCAAGATTATTCTTGAGGCAAAAGGTCGTTTAGTCGTGACTGGTATGGGAAAATCTGGGCACATTGGCCGCAAAATGGCAGCTACCTTTGCATCGACGGGGACACCTTCCTTCTTTATGCATCCGGGTGAAGCGGGGCATGGCGACTTGGGTATGCTGGTGAAAGGTGATGTGCTTATCGCAATTTCAAACTCCGGTAAGAGTGATGAAATTATGATGCTGATGCCATTGGTGAAGCATTTGGGTATTCCTTTAATTACCATTACAGGTGATGACCGTGGTCCTATGCCACAAAATGCTGACGTTGCATTAACTTTAGGAAATATCCAAGAAGCTTGTCCACTCGGTCTTGCACCAACATCAAGTACGACAGCAACATTGGCCTTAGGTGATGCTTTGGCGGTTGCACTTTTAGATGCCCGTGGTTTTACTTCAGATGACTTTGCACGCTCTCATCCTGCGGGCGCACTCGGCAAACGTTTACTTTTGCATGTGAAACATTTAATGCATACCGGCGAAGATTTACCAAAAGTTTCTCCTCAAACACCAATGAATCAAGTGCTTTATGAGATTTCCAATAAGCGTTTAGGTCTCACCACAATTGTGGATGACAATGATGTTTTACTGGGTATTTTCACTGATGGTGATTTGCGTCGTTTGATTGATAAACAGCAAGGTTTTGATGTGAATTTGGCTATTGAAGAAGTCATGGTAAAAAATCCACAAACCATTTCGCAAGAAGCCCGTGCTGTGGAAGCATTAGAGCGTATGAACGCGAGAAAAATTTCACAATTTGTAGTTGTTGATGATGCCAATAAAGTGATTGGTGTAATCAGTATGCATGATCTGATTCAAGCTGGGGTAAATTAA
- a CDS encoding pilin, translating into MAKAQFTEVFNLLSGYKNEMHEFYSEGGSCAGIQAYMNNVDTHGHYIDQISIQTVGTECALVFHFKSTNVVHGISGKQVNFLMKGNSYNWLCYSPNISERYLPSNCEGV; encoded by the coding sequence GTGGCTAAGGCCCAGTTTACTGAAGTATTTAATCTTCTAAGTGGCTATAAAAATGAGATGCACGAGTTTTATAGCGAGGGAGGAAGTTGTGCTGGTATTCAAGCTTATATGAATAACGTGGATACGCATGGTCATTATATTGACCAAATCAGTATTCAAACTGTCGGAACTGAATGTGCTTTAGTCTTTCATTTTAAATCGACAAATGTGGTGCATGGCATTAGTGGGAAACAGGTCAATTTTCTTATGAAAGGTAATAGCTACAATTGGCTGTGTTACTCACCGAATATTTCTGAACGTTATTTACCTTCAAATTGTGAAGGTGTCTAA
- the cysS gene encoding cysteine--tRNA ligase, which translates to MQPFVLYNSEQRKKVEFVPRKEGHIDIYVCGMTVYDYCHIGHARVMVAFDYIIRFLRSQGWNVKYVRNITDIDDKIIKRANENGETITQLTDRFIQAMNEDAENLGCLHPDEAPRATEYIDQMQNMIGTLVNNGTAYPSNNGDVYFEVEKFAKYGRLSGRKLEDMQAGASERVDVEVEKKHPFDFVLWKHAKENEPSWASPWGNGRPGWHIECSAMSTCCLGNHFDIHGGGSDLTFPHHENEIAQSEASTGEQYVNYWMHVGFINVDGEKMSKSLGNFFTIRDVMEKFHPEVIRYFIVSSHYRSPVNFSDFALKEAKTTLTRFYHSFKAYQALYGDHVVDTLDETLVERFNAAMRDDFNTSEAIAVLFEINKALNSAVKEENAVQAAVYYSTLRHLTNILGLVQYNVDEFLKSDIGQEALGLTPEQIEDLIQQRKDAKKAKEFARADEIRQSLLDQGVVLEDTRQGTVWRRAD; encoded by the coding sequence ATGCAACCATTTGTTCTATATAACTCAGAGCAACGCAAAAAAGTAGAATTCGTACCGCGCAAAGAAGGACATATTGATATCTATGTCTGTGGCATGACCGTATACGATTATTGTCATATTGGGCATGCGCGTGTCATGGTTGCATTTGACTACATTATTCGCTTCTTACGCAGTCAAGGCTGGAATGTTAAATACGTTCGAAATATTACCGACATTGACGACAAAATCATTAAACGTGCCAATGAAAATGGTGAAACCATTACGCAATTGACCGATCGTTTTATTCAAGCCATGAATGAAGATGCGGAAAACTTGGGTTGTTTACACCCTGATGAAGCACCGCGTGCAACTGAATATATCGATCAAATGCAAAATATGATTGGCACACTGGTTAATAACGGTACTGCATATCCTTCAAATAATGGCGATGTCTATTTTGAAGTTGAAAAATTTGCCAAATATGGTCGTCTATCAGGTCGTAAACTTGAAGACATGCAAGCGGGTGCATCAGAACGTGTCGATGTTGAAGTTGAGAAAAAACACCCATTTGACTTTGTACTTTGGAAACACGCCAAAGAAAATGAACCATCTTGGGCTTCACCTTGGGGGAATGGCCGTCCGGGTTGGCACATTGAATGTTCAGCGATGTCAACCTGCTGCTTAGGTAATCACTTTGATATTCATGGTGGTGGTTCAGACTTAACTTTCCCGCATCATGAAAATGAAATCGCGCAATCTGAAGCATCAACTGGCGAACAATATGTGAATTATTGGATGCATGTTGGTTTCATCAATGTCGATGGCGAGAAGATGTCAAAATCGCTTGGCAACTTCTTTACTATTCGTGATGTGATGGAAAAATTCCATCCTGAAGTCATCCGTTACTTTATTGTCTCTTCACACTACCGTAGCCCAGTCAATTTCTCAGACTTTGCATTAAAAGAAGCGAAAACAACATTAACGCGTTTCTATCATTCATTTAAAGCTTATCAAGCACTCTATGGTGACCATGTTGTAGATACTTTAGATGAAACATTGGTTGAACGCTTTAACGCCGCAATGCGTGATGATTTCAATACATCTGAAGCAATCGCAGTATTGTTTGAAATTAACAAAGCATTAAATAGTGCGGTTAAAGAAGAAAATGCTGTACAAGCTGCTGTGTACTATTCAACTTTACGACATCTGACCAATATTTTAGGTTTAGTGCAATATAACGTGGATGAGTTTTTAAAATCTGATATTGGTCAGGAAGCATTAGGTTTAACACCAGAGCAGATTGAAGATTTAATCCAACAACGTAAAGATGCCAAGAAAGCCAAAGAATTTGCACGTGCCGATGAAATCCGTCAATCCCTACTAGATCAAGGTGTGGTTTTGGAAGATACACGTCAAGGCACCGTTTGGCGTCGTGCTGATTAA